A single genomic interval of Sceloporus undulatus isolate JIND9_A2432 ecotype Alabama chromosome 2, SceUnd_v1.1, whole genome shotgun sequence harbors:
- the ABHD17B gene encoding alpha/beta hydrolase domain-containing protein 17B, giving the protein MNNLSFSELCCLFCCPPCPGKIASKLAFLPPDPTYTLMCDESGSRWTLHLSERADWQYSSREKDAIECFMTRTSKGNRIACMFVRCSPNAKYTLLFSHGNAVDLGQMSSFYIGLGSRINCNIFSYDYSGYGASSGKPTEKNLYADIDAAWVALRTRYGIRPENVIIYGQSIGTVPSVDLAARYESAAVILHSPLTSGMRVAFPDTKKTYCFDAFPNIDKISKITSPVLIIHGTEDEVIDFSHGLALFERLQRPVEPLWVEGAGHNDVELYGQYLERLKQFVSQELVNL; this is encoded by the exons ATGAATAATCTTTCTTTTAGTGAACTGTGCTGCCTATTCTGTTGTCCCCCATGTCCAGGGAAAATAGCTTCCAAGCTGGCATTTTTGCCCCCAGACCCTACTTACACCTTGATGTGCGACGAAAGTGGGAGTCGTTGGACTCTGCATCTTTCTGAACGAGCAGACTGGCAATACTCATCTAGAGAAAAAGATGCCATTGAATGTTTCATGACTAGAACCAGCAAAGGCAACAGGATTGCTTGCATGTTTGTGCGTTGTTCTCCTAACGCCAAGTATACCTTACTCTTCTCACATGGGAATGCTGTTGACTTAGGCCAGATGAGCAGCTTTTACATAGGACTTGGTTCACGGATTAATTGCAATATATTTTCATATGATTATTCTGGATATGGAGCAAGTTCAGGAAAACCAACAGAGAAGAATTTGTATGCTGACATTGATGCTGCTTGGGTAGCTCTTAGAACAAG GTATGGAATCCGCCCTGAAAATGTGATTATATATGGCCAAAGCATAGGAACAGTGCCATCTGTGGATCTTGCTGCTCGTTATGAAAGTGCTGCTGTAATTCTTCATTCTCCTCTGACCTCAGGAATGCGAGTAGCTTTTCCTGATACTAAGAAGACCTACTGCTTTGATGCATTCCCAAA CATTGACAAGATCTCTAAAATAACATCTCCAGTGTTAATAATCCATGGGACTGAAGATGAAGTGATTGACTTTTCACATGGCTTAGCTTTATTTGAACGCCTTCAAAGACCTGTAGAACCACTTTGGGTAGAAGGAGCAGGACACAATGATGTTGAGCTTTATGGACAATACCTtgaaagattaaaacagtttGTGTCACAGGAACTTGTGAATTTGTAA